The Candidatus Brocadiaceae bacterium genome contains the following window.
ATAGAGGGACCTCTTCAGCGGTGATTGTCGTACCGATCTGTAGCGACCCGATATTCTTTACCATCAACACGGCATCCGATAAGTCGAGCCGGTTTTTTTGTTTGATTTACATGAGGTGTTCCAAGGAGAACAGTAGCATCATAAAAGACAATAGAACCAGAACTAACAGGATGGTTTTGTATAACCGTACCTTTACCGTCAGTGAGAAATATTTTTGTTGGAATAGAATGGTTAATATCAAAGCCATGGTGAGCCTTTGCTTTTTACTTAACGGTTCAATTGTATATGGCATTTTTATAACTCCTTTATAATTAAAGTGTTATAAAAATTTTGTCAGGGAAATTTATTTCAAAAACTCAAGCAAAAAATTACCTCCATACAAAAAATATTTTGTTGTTTATTTGCTTCGCAAATACTTAACCGTCCACCTTAGACATTTATTATGTCTTTAAGGTAGTATTTAAAATATATAATTTTGAATTAACTTACCAATGGCGTTTCTTTTTGTTAATCCTAAAAGGGCACGTATTACAGTGAAACAAAAGTCGGGCGAATGTGGCAGGTCGTCAGGGAAAAGATCGGACTTGATAAAGATTTTCGCTTATACGATGGGACGAGACACTGTGTTGCAAGTCAGCTGGTCAACAATGGTGTTTCGATTTTTAATGTGTCAAAAATACTAGGTCATAGCAACACAAAAATGACGGAAAGATATACACACGCAGACATGCAAAAGCCGAAAACGAGTATAAAAACCATCTCATTGCAAAACAAAACCGTCACCAGAACAAAAACGCAGTTCTGTAAGTCTTTGAATATCAAATGTTTAATGGCGAGGCCGACGGGACTCGAACCCGCAACATCCAGATCGACAGTCTGGTACTCTAACCAATTGAGCTACGGCCCCTAACAGTAAGGCAACTTCGGCAATACTAGCAATTTTTTACTTCAATTTCAAGTGTTTTATTAAAAAGTCTTTGAGATAAAGGATGATGAAAAAAGTCTGAGATCACTCTTCTCGCATCAGTAGCTTTCAGTATAATAGGGTAATTTGATTGAGTATAATGAATATTGTTCTCCGGCACAGCATTCTATAAGAACGAATGAGTGAAACTTGCTGAACTTCACTCAGTGATGGTGTAAAGTAACAATAGGGATATCGTTTTTGTGTTGCGCAGGATGTGTTTAACGCCAAAACCAGACGCTCGAAAAGACAGAAGGTAGTATGCAGAAAAAATATGATCAAGGCAACACACGTAAAAAATCTCAACCCTGTTCAAACAGGAAGAGTCCGTTCTGGTTGCTTTGTGTGCTTTCCGGGACCCTTGTTTCTGTTATCATCAGTTTGGTTATACTGGTCCTTATGCACACTAAAGATCGGTCGAAAAGGAGTGACGGCAGTGCCTCTACTATTTCTACCCTAAAGAGCACCGTGAATTCGCAAAATACAACAAATGCCGGTATAACGTTTCGCAAAATTCCTGTAAATGAGTTGTCTCCTGAAATGGTACAGGTTGTACTTCTTGATAAGGGTTTTTTTGATTCAGGCAGGAATTCCTCTGGCCCTGGATTTATTCATGAGTTTGAAATACTAAATAGTGGAAAGGTTGTTCATGACCGTGCCTGTGGTTTGACGTGGCAACAATCAGGTTCTCAGGAGAATATGACTTTTCAAGAAGCGAAGCGCTATATTATGAAACTAAACAATAATAGATTTGCGGACTCTGGTGACTGGCGCCTGCCGACACTGGAAGAGTCGATGTCTTTAATGGAACCGACAAAAAAGAATGGCAATCTTCATATTTCTCCATTGTTTAATCAATCGCAGCGGAGCATCTGGACCTCTGATTCTAGAAGATCTTCGCTACCTTGGGTTATCTGGTTTGACTCCGGTTACTGCGATTACGTCTACAATGATAGCAATGTTCGGCATCACGTGCGCGCCGTTCGATAAGGGCGGCAATTTATTGTCATTTCTGTTTAACAATCTG
Protein-coding sequences here:
- a CDS encoding DUF1566 domain-containing protein → MQKKYDQGNTRKKSQPCSNRKSPFWLLCVLSGTLVSVIISLVILVLMHTKDRSKRSDGSASTISTLKSTVNSQNTTNAGITFRKIPVNELSPEMVQVVLLDKGFFDSGRNSSGPGFIHEFEILNSGKVVHDRACGLTWQQSGSQENMTFQEAKRYIMKLNNNRFADSGDWRLPTLEESMSLMEPTKKNGNLHISPLFNQSQRSIWTSDSRRSSLPWVIWFDSGYCDYVYNDSNVRHHVRAVR